In one window of bacterium DNA:
- a CDS encoding RnfABCDGE type electron transport complex subunit D, with protein MDKLVVSNSPHIKNIESVPRIMWGVNFALFPAIVGAVYFFGIYALWVILSSVISAVITEAIIQKFLLKKPVTISDGSAVTTGILLAFSIPPAVPLWLPAVGSFVAIAIAKQCFGGLGWNIFNPAMIGRAFLLISWPVEMTTWTSPVDSVTGASPLGILKEEGFEKVVEFFGDRWTMYADLFTGNIRGSLGETSCLLLILGAIYLLYKGYISWQIPISFLGTVFLLSWITGGDPLFAILSGGCILGAFFIATDMVTSPVTKTGQLIFGAGIGVLIVLIRAKSGYPEGVCYAVLLMNTLTPLIDRYIKTKPYGVVKK; from the coding sequence TGGATAAATTAGTCGTTTCAAATTCGCCTCATATTAAAAATATAGAATCTGTTCCGAGGATAATGTGGGGGGTGAATTTTGCTCTATTCCCGGCAATTGTAGGGGCAGTATATTTCTTTGGGATTTATGCCTTATGGGTAATTTTATCCTCAGTCATAAGTGCGGTCATCACTGAAGCAATAATACAAAAATTCCTGTTAAAAAAACCTGTGACTATTTCAGATGGCAGTGCGGTGACAACGGGAATTTTGCTGGCATTTAGCATTCCGCCTGCTGTGCCACTCTGGTTACCTGCTGTTGGCTCTTTTGTGGCGATTGCTATTGCCAAGCAATGCTTTGGTGGGTTAGGCTGGAATATATTTAACCCAGCAATGATTGGTCGGGCATTTTTATTAATCTCCTGGCCCGTAGAAATGACTACCTGGACTTCACCCGTAGATAGTGTTACCGGTGCATCTCCTCTTGGCATTTTAAAAGAAGAAGGATTTGAAAAGGTAGTAGAATTCTTTGGCGATAGATGGACAATGTATGCAGACCTGTTTACTGGGAACATTCGAGGTTCATTAGGTGAAACATCCTGTTTGCTTTTAATCCTCGGAGCGATTTACCTGCTCTATAAAGGTTATATCTCCTGGCAGATTCCCATTAGTTTTCTTGGCACAGTATTTTTACTAAGCTGGATAACTGGCGGTGACCCTTTATTTGCTATCTTATCTGGGGGCTGTATTTTAGGGGCGTTTTTTATTGCCACGGATATGGTTACTTCACCAGTAACAAAAACAGGACAATTAATCTTTGGTGCAGGAATTGGCGTTTTAATTGTCTTAATTCGCGCTAAATCTGGCTATCCAGAAGGTGTTTGCTATGCAGTTTTATTAATGAATACCCTCACGCCTTTAATCGATAGATATATTAAAACTAAACCGTATGGAGTTGTTAAGAAATGA
- a CDS encoding RnfABCDGE type electron transport complex subunit G has protein sequence MIKNIFKIGINLMIISLIGAVILAITDAVTKPKIKEVEEMAKLKARQTVLPQALEFKEFKTKKGFFRGFDCEDKLVGYVISCLAEGYSGGFWIMAGVNKEFKIVEINILTHKETPGLGNKIEEAEFRNQYKSKGIENLEVVKVPTKDKIQAITGATISSKAVTEAVKKGLEELEKNVTIQRLINTD, from the coding sequence ATGATTAAGAATATCTTTAAAATTGGCATTAATTTGATGATTATCAGTTTAATTGGTGCAGTTATTTTAGCCATTACGGATGCGGTAACTAAACCTAAAATTAAAGAGGTAGAAGAAATGGCTAAATTAAAAGCCCGTCAAACTGTTTTACCACAGGCACTTGAATTCAAAGAATTTAAAACGAAAAAAGGGTTCTTTAGAGGATTTGATTGCGAAGACAAATTAGTTGGATATGTTATTTCCTGTCTGGCTGAAGGCTATAGTGGTGGATTCTGGATTATGGCAGGTGTAAATAAGGAATTCAAAATTGTGGAAATAAATATATTAACTCACAAAGAAACTCCAGGACTGGGTAATAAAATCGAAGAGGCAGAATTCCGTAATCAATACAAATCTAAAGGCATAGAAAACTTAGAGGTAGTTAAAGTGCCAACTAAAGATAAGATTCAAGCAATTACTGGAGCGACTATTTCCTCTAAAGCCGTAACCGAAGCAGTGAAAAAGGGATTAGAGGAATTAGAAAAAAATGTAACTATTCAGCGACTGATTAACACGGATTAG
- a CDS encoding SDR family oxidoreductase, with the protein MRNILITGGAGYVGAVLVPKLLEKGYGVKVIDLYIYGEDVLDSVKDHPNLVQIKGDIRERGLLEREIVGYSDIIHLACISNDPSYELNPELGKSINYDAFVQLVDVAKGNRVKRFIYASSSSVYGIKEEQEVTEDLPLEPLTDYSKYKAKCEEVLLKAAAADFVVTVIRPSTVCGYSPRMRLDLTVNILTNYAINKGEITVFGGEQMRPNIHIEDMVDLYVYLLELPAEKIDKKIYNAGYENYKVKDIAEMVREVIGKQVIIKTIPSDDMRSYHVSSKRIKEEICFVPKHTVKEAILDLKRAFEEGKIPNSMTDIRYYNIKAMQALNLK; encoded by the coding sequence ATGAGGAATATATTAATTACCGGAGGAGCAGGTTATGTAGGAGCTGTTTTGGTCCCTAAACTGCTTGAGAAAGGGTATGGAGTAAAGGTTATTGACCTGTATATCTATGGGGAAGATGTCTTAGATAGCGTCAAAGACCATCCAAACCTTGTTCAGATAAAAGGGGATATTAGAGAGAGAGGGCTTCTTGAAAGAGAGATTGTAGGCTACAGCGACATAATCCACCTTGCCTGTATATCTAATGATCCAAGCTATGAGCTGAATCCCGAGCTTGGCAAATCAATAAATTATGATGCCTTTGTCCAATTGGTAGATGTAGCAAAGGGAAATAGGGTAAAGCGGTTTATCTATGCTTCAAGCTCCAGTGTATATGGGATCAAGGAGGAACAAGAAGTAACAGAGGACCTTCCCCTGGAACCTTTGACGGATTATTCCAAATACAAAGCTAAATGCGAGGAGGTTTTATTAAAGGCTGCTGCTGCTGATTTTGTAGTAACGGTTATCAGACCTTCGACCGTATGTGGTTACTCACCTCGAATGAGGCTCGACCTTACAGTTAATATCTTAACCAACTACGCTATTAACAAAGGAGAGATTACTGTTTTTGGGGGAGAGCAGATGCGTCCCAACATCCACATTGAAGATATGGTAGACCTTTATGTCTATCTATTGGAACTGCCTGCTGAAAAAATAGACAAAAAAATCTACAATGCCGGATATGAAAACTACAAGGTTAAAGATATTGCAGAAATGGTCAGGGAGGTGATTGGGAAACAGGTGATAATTAAGACTATCCCAAGTGATGATATGAGGTCATATCATGTCTCTTCAAAAAGAATCAAGGAAGAAATATGCTTTGTTCCTAAACATACAGTTAAAGAAGCAATCCTTGATTTAAAGAGGGCTTTTGAAGAGGGTAAGATTCCGAATTCTATGACAGATATACGGTATTACAATATTAAAGCCATGCAGGCATTGAATCTTAAATGA
- a CDS encoding DegT/DnrJ/EryC1/StrS family aminotransferase, whose amino-acid sequence MKTDVKVPYVNIVAQHKPIKDELLSAIDKVINHGQFIFGDEVVEFEQRFAELCDVQYAIGVNSGTDALILALRALGIGQGDEVITPPNSFVSTSSCIALLGARPIFVDVGDDYNIDPALIKEAITPCTRAIIPVHLTGRPADMDAIRKVAAKHNLYVIEDCAQAITAEYKGRRVGSMGSVGCFSLHPLKTLNACGDGGMLTTNDKKLYEKLKIMRNLGLKNRNECVIWSGNSRLDTLQAAILLVKLKYLDEWTEKRRANAAFYQQRLNSIPQMRIPIDKIYEKAVYHTFVIQCERRNELQEYLAVQGIETAIHYPIPIHLQKAASELGYQEGSFPVAEEQAKRILSLPIYPELTSNELEYIVKCLSNFYQRKGK is encoded by the coding sequence ATGAAGACAGATGTAAAAGTGCCCTATGTAAATATTGTTGCTCAACATAAGCCAATTAAAGACGAGCTCTTAAGCGCTATAGATAAAGTAATTAATCATGGCCAGTTTATCTTTGGCGATGAAGTTGTTGAGTTTGAACAGCGGTTTGCTGAGTTGTGTGATGTGCAGTACGCCATAGGTGTTAATTCTGGCACCGATGCACTTATTTTAGCCCTCAGGGCTTTGGGGATAGGACAAGGCGATGAAGTAATCACTCCTCCAAACTCTTTTGTTAGCACTTCCAGTTGTATCGCACTTCTTGGCGCACGACCTATTTTTGTAGATGTAGGAGATGATTACAACATAGACCCCGCTTTAATCAAGGAAGCTATCACACCCTGTACGCGGGCTATAATCCCGGTACATCTCACTGGTCGGCCGGCAGATATGGATGCAATTAGGAAAGTGGCGGCAAAACATAACCTGTATGTGATTGAAGACTGTGCCCAGGCAATAACAGCAGAGTATAAAGGCCGACGGGTTGGTTCAATGGGTAGCGTGGGGTGTTTTAGTCTTCACCCATTAAAAACTTTGAATGCTTGTGGCGACGGTGGTATGTTAACCACCAACGACAAAAAGCTATATGAAAAACTCAAAATTATGCGCAATCTTGGCCTGAAAAATCGCAATGAGTGTGTAATATGGAGTGGGAACTCTCGATTAGATACCTTGCAAGCAGCTATTCTACTGGTTAAGCTGAAGTATCTGGATGAATGGACAGAAAAGCGGCGGGCCAATGCCGCTTTTTACCAACAAAGACTGAATAGTATTCCCCAGATGCGAATACCAATAGATAAAATATATGAGAAGGCAGTTTATCACACCTTTGTTATTCAATGTGAGCGTCGTAATGAGCTGCAGGAATATTTAGCCGTGCAAGGAATAGAAACGGCCATTCATTATCCGATTCCTATCCATCTCCAAAAAGCAGCTTCAGAACTTGGTTATCAGGAAGGCAGTTTTCCGGTAGCCGAAGAGCAAGCAAAGAGAATTCTTAGTTTGCCGATTTATCCAGAACTCACGAGCAATGAGCTGGAATATATTGTAAAATGTTTATCTAATTTTTATCAAAGGAAGGGGAAATAA